In the genome of bacterium, the window CTGCTCACCTATGTGTCCTCCCGGAGCGCGACCATATCAATCGTTCCCGCCGCTCCCCTCCGCCAGGGAGCCAGCACACCGGCCGCCCCGAAACCCGGCCCGGCCCCTGAGAAGAAGCCGGCCAAATCCACCCCATAGGAACCGCCCCGGACCCCATGCACAGGAGAATCTAGCGTTGCTCATCAAACGGATTCTTCTGCTGCTTCCACTTCTGATCATCGCCTTTCTTTTCCAGTCCTATTTTTGGGTCCCCACCTTCCGCGATCAGGCCAAGGGCAGCAGCAAGAGACTCCGCCAATACATCCAGGGCACCATCGGAGATGCCCAAATCCTCAACCCCGCCCTTTACTCTGACGCCTCGAGCGGCACGATCGTCAATCTCGTGTTCGAGGGGCTGATCGACAGGGACAAGGATCTCAAATTCCGCGGAAGGCTCGCCAAATCCTGGGAGATTTACGAAGAAGCCTACTTCGTTCCCCGGCCCGGCAGCACCACGGCAGAGGCGGTGTTCCTTCAAATCGAGCGGGCCCACTACCAGGGGAAAGCGGCCTGGCTGAAAAATATCAAGGAGATCGAAATCGCAGGGCCCCGGGAAGAGAAGCAGAGCGTCACGCTCCCGCCCCTCAAAAAGGGGGGTCCGCCCCGGCGCTTCACCTTCACGATCGCCTATCCGAAACGGATCAAGTTCACCCTGAAAAAAGTGGACCAGGACCTCTTCCCGCGGCTGAAAAAACTCATCGGAGATGACAAGTTCGCCGACGACCCCCGCCCCTACATCCGCGGGGAGCTGCCGGCCCCCGCGCTTCAAGCCGCGCTCGGCCGCGTGAACCTGACCGAGCACAATCCCGTGATCATCTTTCATCTCCGGGAGGGCGTCCGCTTTCACGACGGGCGCGAGTTCGATTCGGGCGATGTCCGCTTCACCTACAATTCCATCATGGATGGGAGGAACATCTCGCCCCGCATCCCCGACTACGAGCCGGTGAAGTATCTGGAGACCCCCGACCTCTATACCGTGAAAGTCGTCTACAAACGCCTCTACTCGCCCGCTTTCGGCACCTGGGGGATGGGCATTCTCCCCGAGCATCTGCTCAACAAAAATGCGCTCGCCGTCGAGGCCCGCCGCCGGGGTCTCGACCCCGGCAAATTCACCCTGCGTGACAGCGAATTCAACCGGAATCCGGTGGGCACCGGCCCGTTCGTGTTCCGGGAGTGGCGCTCGGACGAAATGATTCGCCTGGTCCGCAACTCCAGCTACTGGGAAGGACCGCCCGAGTATGAGGAGTACATCTTCCGCATCATCCCCGACGCCCTCACCCAGGAGATGGCCTTTTACGCCGGAACCCTCGACAGCTACGGCGCCGGGACCCATCAGGTGGAGCGCCTCCGAAAGGACACGCGCTTTCAGGTTTTCTCGGGCCTCTCCTTCGGCTTCACCTACATCGGCTACAACATGCGGCGGAAGCCCTTTGAC includes:
- a CDS encoding ABC transporter substrate-binding protein, with product MLIKRILLLLPLLIIAFLFQSYFWVPTFRDQAKGSSKRLRQYIQGTIGDAQILNPALYSDASSGTIVNLVFEGLIDRDKDLKFRGRLAKSWEIYEEAYFVPRPGSTTAEAVFLQIERAHYQGKAAWLKNIKEIEIAGPREEKQSVTLPPLKKGGPPRRFTFTIAYPKRIKFTLKKVDQDLFPRLKKLIGDDKFADDPRPYIRGELPAPALQAALGRVNLTEHNPVIIFHLREGVRFHDGREFDSGDVRFTYNSIMDGRNISPRIPDYEPVKYLETPDLYTVKVVYKRLYSPAFGTWGMGILPEHLLNKNALAVEARRRGLDPGKFTLRDSEFNRNPVGTGPFVFREWRSDEMIRLVRNSSYWEGPPEYEEYIFRIIPDALTQEMAFYAGTLDSYGAGTHQVERLRKDTRFQVFSGLSFGFTYIGYNMRRKPFDDVRVRRALSMAIDTNQIHKYILNGEAEDITGPFVKQSDHYNKSVAPLPHDPKGAIRLLNRAGWKKVKGRMKKDGKPLQFTLLTNHGNEQRKAIAIVVQDAWKKIGVEVRIDTVEWAVFIKKYIHGLNFDSVILGWSLGLDPDLYQIWHSSQTNPGQLNFVGYQNIEADRLIVKIRQEYDLKKQIRYAHALHEIIYRDQPYTFLYITKWTALLDRKIVIREKGPGGKYINTRIEPTRTGNYTFD